The proteins below come from a single Vibrio natriegens NBRC 15636 = ATCC 14048 = DSM 759 genomic window:
- a CDS encoding SAM-dependent methyltransferase, with protein sequence MLNSSAITLPCELSTTQKAARRVIVQCLKKMEFGCLTLIESFNSGGAERSERFTAPAGMYREEPVSATIEVKHPGLYSRILRGGSIAAGEAYMDGWWDSPDLTALMKLMAINMRALDKIEEQGSWVTKLFYKVSHWANRNSQENSRKNIHAHYDLGNALYESFLDSNMLYSSALYRQGSESLEQAQINKMDRLCQQIDLKASDHVIEIGTGWGAMAIYMAEQYGCRVTTTTISEEQHAYAKQQIEEKGLSDKITLLKEDYRNLDGTYDKLVSIEMIEAVGKAFLPSYIKKCESLLKPGGLMAIQAITIADQRYDYYSNNVDFIQKYIFPGGFLPSVTSLTQAATKYSDLVVRDLFDIGLDYAKTLNEWHRRFNQAEEEVRALGYDDRFIRMWRYYMSYCEGGFLARTISTVHMTFQRP encoded by the coding sequence AATAGTAGTGCAATCACATTGCCGTGCGAACTGAGTACCACTCAAAAAGCGGCTCGCAGAGTGATCGTTCAATGTTTGAAAAAAATGGAATTTGGTTGTTTAACCTTAATCGAGAGCTTTAATTCCGGCGGAGCAGAAAGAAGCGAACGATTTACAGCACCGGCTGGTATGTATCGCGAGGAGCCTGTGTCGGCGACCATCGAGGTGAAACATCCCGGTTTGTACTCACGTATTTTACGAGGTGGCAGTATCGCTGCAGGTGAGGCTTACATGGATGGCTGGTGGGATAGCCCAGACCTGACGGCATTGATGAAGCTAATGGCGATAAACATGCGCGCATTAGATAAAATCGAAGAGCAGGGTAGTTGGGTAACCAAGCTGTTTTACAAAGTCAGCCATTGGGCTAACCGCAACTCTCAAGAGAACTCTCGCAAAAATATTCATGCGCACTATGATCTCGGCAATGCGCTGTATGAGTCATTTCTAGACAGTAATATGCTCTATTCATCTGCGCTTTATCGCCAAGGTAGTGAGTCACTAGAGCAGGCGCAAATCAATAAAATGGATCGTCTTTGCCAACAGATCGATCTAAAAGCATCCGATCATGTTATTGAGATTGGTACCGGTTGGGGCGCGATGGCGATTTATATGGCTGAGCAGTATGGCTGCCGGGTGACCACCACCACTATTTCAGAAGAACAGCACGCCTACGCCAAGCAACAGATTGAAGAGAAAGGCTTGTCGGATAAAATCACCTTGCTTAAAGAAGATTATCGCAACCTTGATGGCACTTATGACAAGTTAGTTTCGATAGAGATGATTGAAGCGGTGGGGAAAGCGTTTTTGCCGTCTTATATTAAGAAGTGTGAGTCACTGCTGAAACCCGGTGGTTTAATGGCTATTCAGGCGATCACTATTGCCGATCAGCGTTATGACTATTACAGCAATAACGTCGATTTTATTCAAAAGTACATATTTCCAGGTGGATTTTTACCTTCAGTGACTTCTCTGACTCAAGCGGCGACAAAGTACAGTGATCTTGTTGTTCGAGACCTGTTCGATATCGGCCTCGATTATGCGAAAACACTCAATGAATGGCATCGCCGGTTTAATCAAGCTGAGGAAGAAGTTCGCGCGCTAGGTTATGATGACCGATTTATCCGTATGTGGCGTTATTACATGAGTTATTGCGAGGGTGGTTTTTTAGCACGAACCATTAGCACAGTGCACATGACTTTTCAGCGACCTTAA
- a CDS encoding inosine/guanosine kinase translates to MKFPGQRKSKHYFPVHARDPLVSQAQESKKMTRTHIIGIDQTLVDIEAKVTTDVIEKYGLSKGHSLVINDETAEALYQQLKEENLITNEYAGGTIGNTLHNYSVLADDRSTLLGVMSQDIRIGSYGYRYLCNTSSRMDLNYLQGVNGSIGRCFALITEDGERTFAISEGQMNQLHPDSIPEKIFKNASALLLTSYLVRCKEGDPMPEATMKAIEYAKKYDVPVVLTLGTKFVIQDDPQYWQAFIRDHVSVVAMNEDEAEALTGESDPLAASDKTLDWADLVLCTAGPVGLFMAGYTEDSAKRETTLPLLPGSIAEFNRYEFSRPAQKDACETPIKVYSHISPYMGGPEKIKNTNGAGDAALSAVLHDMAANKYHKENVPNSSKHSNEYLTYSSFSQVCKYANRASYEVLVQHSPRLSRGLPEREDSLEEAYWER, encoded by the coding sequence ATGAAATTTCCTGGACAACGCAAATCCAAGCATTATTTTCCTGTTCATGCTCGTGACCCTTTAGTCAGTCAAGCACAAGAAAGCAAGAAGATGACGCGTACTCACATCATCGGTATTGATCAAACACTGGTCGATATTGAAGCAAAAGTTACGACAGATGTGATTGAAAAATATGGTTTGAGTAAAGGCCACTCATTAGTTATTAATGATGAAACAGCAGAAGCGCTTTATCAGCAATTAAAAGAAGAGAACCTAATCACTAACGAATACGCTGGTGGTACGATTGGCAATACGTTGCACAATTACTCTGTTCTTGCTGATGATCGTTCCACTTTGCTTGGGGTAATGAGTCAGGACATTAGAATTGGTAGCTACGGCTACCGTTATTTGTGTAATACATCAAGCCGTATGGACCTTAACTACCTTCAAGGTGTTAATGGCTCAATAGGGCGTTGTTTTGCTCTTATTACAGAAGACGGTGAACGTACTTTTGCCATCAGCGAAGGTCAGATGAACCAACTTCATCCCGATAGCATCCCAGAGAAAATCTTCAAAAATGCGTCTGCGCTTTTATTGACGTCTTACCTGGTGCGTTGCAAAGAGGGCGACCCAATGCCGGAAGCAACCATGAAGGCGATCGAGTACGCGAAAAAGTATGATGTGCCAGTTGTACTGACATTGGGTACAAAATTTGTTATTCAGGACGACCCTCAATACTGGCAAGCGTTTATTCGTGACCATGTTTCTGTTGTCGCAATGAATGAAGATGAAGCCGAAGCACTGACAGGTGAATCTGATCCTTTAGCGGCATCAGACAAGACGTTGGATTGGGCAGATCTAGTACTTTGTACTGCTGGTCCTGTTGGTTTATTCATGGCGGGTTATACAGAAGATAGCGCGAAGCGTGAGACTACTTTGCCATTGTTGCCAGGATCAATTGCAGAGTTTAACCGTTACGAATTTAGCCGACCTGCACAAAAAGACGCGTGTGAAACACCGATCAAAGTGTATTCTCATATTTCACCATATATGGGTGGCCCGGAGAAAATTAAGAATACCAATGGCGCAGGTGATGCGGCTTTGTCTGCGGTTTTACATGACATGGCTGCGAATAAATACCACAAAGAAAATGTGCCTAATTCAAGTAAGCACAGCAATGAGTATTTAACTTACTCTTCTTTTTCACAAGTTTGTAAATACGCAAACCGTGCAAGTTATGAAGTTCTTGTTCAGCATTCTCCACGTCTTTCACGTGGCTTGCCAGAGCGAGAAGATAGTTTAGAAGAAGCGTATTGGGAACGTTAA
- the hflD gene encoding high frequency lysogenization protein HflD: MANTLYDRTIAFAGICQAVALVQQVAKNGHCDQDAFETSINAILNTSPANTIGVFGREADLKLGLECLVKGIDSTPSGSELTRYIISLMALERKLTARNDAMSQLGDRIQMAQRQTDHFELMDDQMISNLASIYLDVVSPIGPRIQVTGTPAVLQQTSIQHKVRALLLSGIRSAVLWRQVGGKRRHLIFGRKKMVEQAQILLARM; the protein is encoded by the coding sequence GTGGCGAATACACTTTATGACCGTACTATCGCGTTTGCTGGCATTTGCCAAGCTGTTGCTTTGGTTCAACAAGTTGCGAAAAACGGACATTGTGATCAAGATGCCTTTGAAACATCCATTAACGCTATTTTGAACACCAGTCCAGCCAACACGATTGGCGTGTTCGGTCGCGAAGCCGACCTTAAGCTCGGTCTGGAGTGTTTGGTTAAAGGAATCGATAGTACGCCGTCTGGAAGCGAACTCACTCGCTACATCATTAGCTTGATGGCGCTGGAACGTAAATTGACGGCGCGTAACGACGCCATGTCTCAGCTCGGTGATCGAATCCAGATGGCACAGCGTCAAACCGATCACTTCGAGTTGATGGACGACCAAATGATCAGCAACCTGGCAAGCATTTACCTGGATGTAGTTAGCCCTATCGGTCCGCGTATTCAAGTAACTGGTACGCCTGCAGTCCTGCAACAAACCTCGATTCAGCATAAAGTTCGTGCACTACTATTATCCGGTATTCGCAGTGCGGTACTTTGGCGTCAGGTTGGTGGTAAACGTCGCCACTTGATTTTTGGTCGCAAAAAAATGGTCGAACAGGCACAGATCCTGTTGGCCCGTATGTAA
- a CDS encoding chalcone isomerase family protein: MKSLQGKLTKNLISVLLLSGLILPVPLYAQSAGADTAHVNTAQWRQWKTVGEAKLTWFIFDIYESRLRAPDGRYQVSADVSPHPIALEIYYKRDVTKQQLLEVTDEQWQKLGIEQSLRQQWLTILNMMYPTIKKGDELAYVTDGKTGHLLHRRAGDAYPQTVGYVKDEALNDAFLSIWLSPKTEFPKLRKQLIGQVTQ, encoded by the coding sequence ATGAAAAGCTTACAGGGAAAGTTAACCAAGAATCTAATTAGCGTGTTACTCCTTTCTGGGCTGATTCTGCCGGTTCCGCTGTATGCACAGAGTGCGGGTGCCGATACCGCCCATGTGAATACAGCGCAATGGCGTCAATGGAAAACGGTCGGTGAAGCAAAGCTGACTTGGTTCATCTTTGATATTTACGAGTCACGGTTAAGAGCTCCGGATGGACGCTATCAGGTGAGTGCGGATGTATCTCCTCATCCAATTGCGCTCGAAATTTATTATAAGCGCGACGTCACCAAGCAACAGTTGTTAGAAGTAACCGATGAGCAATGGCAAAAGCTGGGAATAGAACAATCCCTTCGTCAGCAATGGCTAACCATTCTTAATATGATGTATCCAACCATTAAAAAGGGCGACGAGCTTGCCTATGTAACCGATGGTAAAACCGGGCATCTTCTTCATCGTCGTGCTGGAGATGCTTATCCTCAAACGGTTGGCTATGTCAAAGATGAAGCATTAAACGATGCTTTTCTCTCCATTTGGTTGTCACCAAAAACCGAGTTTCCGAAACTTCGTAAACAATTGATAGGGCAGGTTACGCAGTGA
- a CDS encoding sigma-54 interaction domain-containing protein, with amino-acid sequence MKLHNNSANKVVDFSDADLYPLIGNSACIQELRNAIKKYARCDAEVLIQGETGVGKGLCARLIHQLSRRRESPFIEVNCGAIPSGLIASELFGHEKGAFTGAIADRIGFIQKAHKGTLFLDEIGDMPPDLQIHLLHFLESKQIHKVGADKFIDVDCRVIAASHVDLKSEVVQGEFREDLFYRLNILPLTIPPLRKRGRDILMLSEHFLNSLSNGQVNKMSADVEEMLLKHRWPGNVRELRNVIQRAIIMCDDNTLLVEDLGLDCNERQLLPSVDQIDLDYLLQAIEENKHNMSAAARDLGISRTTLYRLIKKYNLSV; translated from the coding sequence ATGAAACTGCATAACAATAGTGCTAACAAAGTTGTGGATTTCAGCGATGCCGATTTATATCCATTAATCGGTAACAGCGCATGTATCCAAGAACTTCGTAATGCAATAAAAAAATACGCTCGATGCGATGCAGAAGTGCTCATTCAGGGAGAAACTGGGGTGGGCAAGGGCTTGTGCGCCCGCCTGATTCATCAGTTGTCGAGAAGACGAGAGTCGCCTTTTATTGAGGTAAACTGTGGCGCGATTCCGAGCGGCCTTATTGCCTCTGAACTTTTTGGCCATGAAAAAGGCGCGTTTACAGGTGCTATTGCTGATCGCATCGGTTTTATTCAAAAGGCTCATAAAGGCACTTTATTCTTAGATGAGATTGGAGATATGCCTCCCGATCTTCAAATTCACTTATTACATTTTTTAGAAAGTAAACAGATACATAAAGTCGGCGCTGACAAGTTTATCGATGTCGATTGTCGTGTGATTGCTGCCAGCCATGTAGATTTGAAAAGTGAAGTGGTACAGGGAGAGTTCCGAGAGGATCTATTCTACCGACTCAATATATTGCCTTTGACGATCCCTCCTTTGAGAAAAAGAGGCAGGGACATTCTTATGCTTTCAGAGCATTTCCTAAACAGTTTATCGAATGGTCAAGTAAACAAAATGTCTGCTGACGTCGAAGAGATGCTACTCAAGCACCGCTGGCCGGGTAACGTGCGCGAACTGCGTAATGTCATCCAAAGAGCGATAATCATGTGTGACGACAACACATTGTTGGTTGAAGATTTAGGGCTCGATTGCAACGAACGACAACTCCTTCCATCAGTCGACCAAATCGATCTTGATTATTTGCTGCAAGCTATCGAAGAAAACAAACACAACATGAGTGCTGCGGCAAGAGATCTTGGTATATCCAGAACAACACTCTACCGCCTTATCAAGAAATACAATTTGAGCGTTTAA
- the purB gene encoding adenylosuccinate lyase — protein sequence MELSALTAVSPVDGRYGSKTIALREIFSEYGLLKYRTIVEVRWLQKLAATAEIAEVPAFSAEANQFLDDLAANFSEEDARRIKEIERTTNHDVKAVEYFLKEKVADVPELHAVNEFFHFACTSEDINNTSHALMLKEARETVILPEIRNLIDAIKALAVEYRDIPLLSRTHGQPASPSTMGKEMANVAYRMERQYKQIENVEILAKINGAVGNYNAHLSAYPELDWHKFSEEFITESLGVTWNPYTTQIEPHDYIAELFDAVARFNTILIDFDRDVWGYIALGHFKQKTIAGEIGSSTMPHKVNPIDFENSEGNLGLANAVFGHLAQKLPISRWQRDLTDSTVLRNLGVGVGYAVIAYTSTLKGISKLEVNREALLAELDKNWEVLAEPVQTVMRRYGIEKPYEKLKELTRGKRVDGEAMRVFIDGLELPEHEKARLKEMTPANYIGQAIELTDKL from the coding sequence ATGGAACTGTCAGCATTGACTGCTGTTTCACCAGTAGACGGCCGTTACGGAAGTAAGACGATTGCGTTACGCGAAATTTTCAGTGAATACGGTCTACTTAAATACCGTACTATCGTTGAAGTCCGCTGGTTACAAAAGCTAGCTGCTACTGCTGAAATCGCAGAAGTGCCAGCATTCAGCGCAGAAGCGAACCAATTCCTAGACGACCTTGCTGCAAACTTCTCTGAAGAAGATGCGCGCCGAATCAAAGAGATCGAGCGCACAACTAACCACGACGTAAAAGCGGTTGAGTACTTCCTAAAAGAAAAAGTGGCCGATGTTCCTGAACTGCACGCAGTTAATGAGTTTTTCCACTTTGCATGTACTTCTGAAGACATCAATAACACGTCACACGCTCTAATGCTTAAAGAAGCACGTGAGACGGTAATTCTTCCAGAAATCCGCAACCTAATCGACGCAATCAAAGCACTTGCTGTTGAATACCGCGACATTCCACTTCTGTCTCGTACACACGGTCAGCCAGCTTCTCCATCAACAATGGGTAAAGAGATGGCTAACGTGGCGTACCGCATGGAGCGTCAATACAAGCAGATCGAAAACGTTGAGATCCTAGCGAAAATCAACGGCGCAGTAGGCAACTACAACGCTCACCTTTCAGCTTACCCAGAACTAGACTGGCACAAATTCAGCGAAGAGTTCATCACTGAATCTCTAGGTGTAACTTGGAACCCATACACAACTCAAATCGAACCACACGATTACATCGCTGAATTGTTCGACGCGGTTGCACGTTTCAACACAATCCTAATCGACTTTGACCGTGACGTTTGGGGTTACATCGCACTAGGCCACTTCAAGCAAAAAACTATCGCTGGTGAGATCGGCTCTTCTACGATGCCACACAAAGTTAACCCAATCGACTTTGAAAACTCTGAAGGTAACCTAGGTCTTGCGAACGCAGTATTCGGCCACCTAGCGCAAAAACTGCCAATCTCTCGCTGGCAACGTGACCTGACTGACTCAACAGTTCTACGTAACCTGGGTGTGGGTGTTGGCTACGCAGTAATCGCATACACTTCAACGCTAAAAGGCATCAGCAAGCTAGAAGTTAACCGTGAAGCGCTTCTTGCTGAACTTGATAAGAACTGGGAAGTTCTAGCAGAGCCAGTGCAAACTGTAATGCGTCGTTACGGCATCGAGAAGCCATACGAGAAGCTAAAAGAGCTAACTCGTGGTAAGCGTGTAGACGGTGAAGCAATGCGTGTATTTATCGATGGTCTTGAGCTTCCTGAGCACGAGAAAGCTCGTCTTAAAGAAATGACGCCAGCAAACTACATCGGTCAGGCAATCGAGCTAACTGATAAGCTGTAA
- a CDS encoding DUF2878 domain-containing protein, with translation MRVLIASTWFQLCWFAAVLGTYQWQWFTLGFTLATIAYCAVRDATSLKPIAVIVIFGLALDSFNQQFSLLSFLTIWLPIWLMCLWVMFAWYAYQLKSVLYRFPKTYVSIIGGIGGAASYFAGYKLQAVDFGYDVTLSMMVLFVEWCVVTQLILRVYGNEKLTGKVNQESN, from the coding sequence ATGAGAGTATTGATTGCATCAACCTGGTTTCAACTTTGCTGGTTTGCTGCGGTACTAGGTACCTATCAGTGGCAATGGTTTACCCTTGGTTTTACTTTGGCCACCATTGCCTACTGTGCGGTACGCGATGCGACGTCATTGAAACCCATCGCTGTCATCGTTATTTTCGGGCTCGCCCTGGATAGTTTTAACCAACAGTTTTCGCTTCTGAGCTTCCTAACGATATGGCTGCCAATATGGTTGATGTGCTTATGGGTAATGTTTGCCTGGTATGCCTACCAGCTAAAATCCGTTTTGTATCGTTTTCCTAAAACTTACGTATCAATAATAGGCGGCATTGGGGGAGCAGCGAGTTATTTCGCTGGCTACAAACTCCAGGCTGTTGATTTTGGTTACGATGTTACCTTATCGATGATGGTTTTATTCGTGGAATGGTGCGTTGTAACCCAGTTGATACTCAGGGTGTATGGAAATGAAAAGCTTACAGGGAAAGTTAACCAAGAATCTAATTAG
- a CDS encoding H-NS family nucleoid-associated regulatory protein has product MSELTKTLLNIRSLRAFSRELTLEQLEEALDKLSTVVAERKEAEEAELAAQAEQEAKLAEIAEKIAQDGIDVEALINALSGETKTKAKSKRAPRPAKYKYTDTNGQEKTWTGQGRTPSAIQEQLDAGKSLDDFLI; this is encoded by the coding sequence ATGTCTGAGCTGACTAAAACACTTCTAAATATCCGTAGCCTTCGTGCGTTTTCTCGTGAGCTGACTCTTGAACAATTGGAAGAAGCTCTAGATAAACTTTCTACTGTTGTAGCAGAGCGTAAAGAAGCGGAAGAAGCGGAACTCGCAGCACAAGCTGAGCAAGAAGCTAAGCTTGCTGAAATCGCAGAAAAAATTGCTCAAGACGGTATTGACGTTGAAGCTCTTATTAATGCGCTATCAGGCGAAACTAAGACTAAAGCAAAATCTAAGCGCGCACCTCGCCCTGCAAAATACAAGTACACGGATACTAACGGTCAAGAAAAAACTTGGACAGGCCAAGGTCGTACACCTTCTGCAATCCAAGAGCAGCTTGATGCAGGTAAATCACTAGATGATTTCCTAATCTAA
- a CDS encoding DUF3833 domain-containing protein: MLVSSCSAELDNYQTTKPSFDLFGYFDGNVKAWGMVQDYSDKQTRRFEVEIVGTVQGNQLTLVEDFLFDDGEVDQRIWVISRLENNRYEGKADDIIGVATGQEQGNALQWQYDFELKMDDDTITVAFDDWLYRQDDRHVFNLTKIKKFGVEVGTITLFFQKQ, encoded by the coding sequence ATGCTTGTGAGCTCCTGCTCGGCAGAGTTAGACAATTACCAGACGACGAAACCCAGCTTTGACTTGTTTGGCTATTTCGATGGCAATGTAAAAGCGTGGGGAATGGTACAAGACTACTCTGATAAACAAACCAGACGATTCGAAGTAGAAATTGTTGGTACGGTACAAGGTAATCAATTAACACTGGTAGAAGACTTCTTGTTTGATGATGGCGAAGTGGACCAGCGAATTTGGGTGATCTCCAGATTAGAGAATAACCGTTATGAGGGCAAAGCAGACGACATTATTGGCGTGGCAACCGGTCAGGAGCAAGGTAACGCATTACAATGGCAGTATGACTTTGAGTTAAAAATGGATGACGACACCATCACTGTCGCTTTTGATGACTGGCTTTATCGTCAAGATGACAGACACGTGTTTAACCTGACTAAAATTAAGAAGTTTGGTGTCGAAGTAGGGACCATAACCTTATTTTTTCAAAAGCAATAA
- the mnmA gene encoding tRNA 2-thiouridine(34) synthase MnmA gives MSDNSQKKVIVGMSGGVDSSVSAYLLKQQGYQVEGLFMKNWEEDDNEEYCTAAEDLADAQAVCDKLGIHLHTINFAAEYWDNVFEYFLAEYKAGRTPNPDILCNKEIKFKAFLEFADEVLDADYIAMGHYVRRSFPENGEKPQMLRGLDSNKDQSYFLYTLSHEQVARSLFPVGDLEKPEVRRIAEEQGLITAKKKDSTGICFIGERKFTDFLGRYLPAQPGNIETPEGEVIGQHQGLMYHTLGQRKGLHIGGRKGGGGNEDPWFVGEKDLERNVLIAVQGKDHPMLKSEGLLASQLHWVDREPIRDVMKCTVKTRYRQQDIPCTIIPIDDENIKVIFDEPQIAVTPGQSAVFYKDDVCLGGGIIEQRIKYSQA, from the coding sequence ATGTCTGATAACAGCCAAAAGAAAGTCATCGTCGGTATGTCCGGCGGCGTTGATTCATCTGTTTCTGCGTATCTTCTAAAGCAACAAGGCTACCAAGTAGAAGGCCTGTTCATGAAGAACTGGGAAGAAGATGACAACGAAGAATATTGCACAGCAGCAGAAGATTTAGCCGATGCTCAGGCAGTATGTGACAAGCTTGGCATCCACCTACACACCATTAACTTTGCTGCCGAATACTGGGATAACGTATTTGAGTATTTCCTTGCTGAGTACAAAGCAGGCCGTACGCCTAACCCAGACATTCTTTGTAACAAAGAAATTAAGTTTAAAGCGTTCCTTGAATTTGCTGACGAAGTATTGGATGCAGATTACATTGCAATGGGCCACTACGTACGCCGCTCTTTTCCTGAAAACGGTGAAAAACCGCAAATGTTACGTGGCTTGGATAGCAACAAAGACCAAAGCTACTTCCTATACACATTGAGCCACGAACAAGTTGCGCGCAGCCTGTTCCCGGTTGGTGATCTGGAAAAACCTGAAGTACGCCGTATCGCGGAAGAACAAGGTCTAATTACAGCGAAGAAGAAAGACTCGACTGGTATCTGCTTTATCGGAGAGCGCAAGTTTACTGACTTCTTAGGCCGTTACCTGCCAGCCCAACCAGGCAACATCGAAACGCCAGAAGGTGAAGTCATTGGCCAGCACCAAGGTTTGATGTACCACACGCTAGGTCAACGCAAAGGTCTGCATATTGGCGGCCGTAAAGGCGGCGGTGGTAATGAAGATCCATGGTTTGTTGGAGAGAAAGATCTTGAGCGTAACGTACTGATTGCAGTTCAGGGTAAAGACCATCCGATGCTAAAATCAGAAGGTCTACTTGCGTCACAACTGCATTGGGTAGATCGTGAGCCAATTCGCGATGTTATGAAGTGCACGGTAAAAACTCGTTACCGTCAGCAAGATATTCCTTGTACAATCATCCCTATCGATGATGAGAACATTAAAGTGATCTTTGATGAGCCACAAATTGCAGTGACTCCAGGTCAATCCGCTGTGTTCTATAAAGATGACGTTTGTCTGGGTGGCGGTATCATCGAACAACGCATTAAATATTCTCAAGCTTAG
- the tet(35) gene encoding tetracycline efflux Na+/H+ antiporter family transporter Tet(35), with product MNLIDFSSSPVSLLPPLVALTLAILTRRVLISLGVGIVLGAVLLNSWSVGDTAGYVGTQVSSVFVEDGGLNTWNMSIVGFLILLGMTTALLTLSGGTRAFAEWAQSRVKSKRGSKLLAAFLGVFIFVDDYFNSLAVGAISRPVTDRFYVSRAKLAYILDSTAAPMCVIMPASSWGAYIITIIGGILVSHGITEYSALGAYIRLIPMNFYAVFALLMVFAVAWFGLDIGKMREHEISASQGRGFDKDTENDAPEAHEINEELDIRESDKGQVSDLILPIVTLIVATIAAMMYTGGQALAADGKEFALLGAFENTDVGMSLIYGSLLGLAVGLFTVLKQGIPMGEIIRTLWIGAKSMFGAILILVFAWTIGSVIGDMKTGSYLSTLAQGNIDPHWLPVILFLLSGLMAFSTGTSWGTFGIMLPIAGDMAGATDIALMLPMLSAVLAGAVFGDHCSPISDTTILSSTGARCNHIDHVSTQLPYALSVALVSCVGFITLGMTASIAISFSAAAVTFVIVCSVLSWLSKAKMASYQNV from the coding sequence ATGAATTTAATAGATTTTTCTAGTTCTCCTGTTTCATTATTGCCACCGCTAGTCGCTTTGACTCTGGCTATTTTGACTCGTCGTGTATTAATTTCTCTTGGTGTGGGTATCGTACTCGGTGCGGTACTGCTAAATAGTTGGTCGGTTGGTGATACCGCTGGCTATGTTGGTACTCAAGTCTCTTCTGTCTTTGTTGAAGATGGTGGCCTTAACACCTGGAATATGAGTATTGTTGGCTTCCTTATCCTGTTGGGGATGACAACGGCATTATTAACACTATCTGGTGGTACTCGAGCATTTGCTGAGTGGGCGCAATCTCGTGTTAAAAGTAAGCGTGGCTCCAAACTTCTTGCTGCCTTCTTAGGCGTATTCATTTTTGTCGACGATTACTTTAATAGCCTGGCAGTTGGTGCGATTTCTCGTCCGGTTACCGATCGCTTCTATGTTTCTCGTGCTAAGCTGGCTTACATTTTGGACTCAACTGCGGCTCCAATGTGTGTAATTATGCCTGCATCGAGCTGGGGCGCTTACATCATCACTATTATTGGTGGCATCTTAGTCTCGCATGGCATCACAGAATACTCAGCTTTGGGTGCATACATTCGTCTGATTCCTATGAACTTCTACGCGGTATTCGCTTTATTGATGGTGTTTGCTGTTGCGTGGTTTGGTCTGGACATCGGTAAGATGCGCGAGCATGAGATCTCTGCGTCTCAAGGCCGTGGCTTTGACAAGGATACAGAGAACGACGCGCCTGAAGCTCATGAAATCAACGAAGAACTTGATATTCGCGAGAGCGATAAAGGTCAGGTATCTGACTTGATATTGCCTATCGTGACACTGATTGTCGCGACAATTGCTGCGATGATGTACACCGGTGGTCAGGCTTTGGCTGCGGATGGTAAAGAGTTTGCTCTACTGGGCGCATTCGAGAATACCGATGTGGGTATGTCTCTGATTTACGGTAGCTTACTTGGTCTGGCGGTTGGTCTATTTACTGTGCTTAAGCAGGGTATTCCAATGGGTGAAATCATCCGTACGCTTTGGATCGGTGCGAAATCAATGTTTGGCGCTATTTTGATCCTAGTATTTGCTTGGACGATCGGCTCTGTTATCGGTGACATGAAAACGGGTTCTTACCTGTCAACGCTGGCTCAAGGTAATATTGACCCACACTGGCTGCCAGTGATTCTGTTCTTGTTGTCTGGTTTGATGGCATTCTCGACAGGTACATCTTGGGGTACGTTTGGTATCATGCTGCCTATCGCAGGTGACATGGCGGGTGCGACGGATATCGCGCTTATGCTGCCTATGTTAAGCGCAGTACTTGCTGGTGCGGTATTTGGTGACCACTGTTCGCCAATCTCAGATACTACAATTCTGTCATCTACTGGTGCACGTTGTAATCATATTGACCACGTGTCAACACAGTTACCTTACGCGCTATCTGTAGCATTAGTGTCTTGCGTTGGCTTCATTACTCTGGGTATGACAGCATCTATCGCAATTTCATTCTCAGCAGCAGCCGTTACTTTTGTGATTGTGTGTAGCGTTCTTTCTTGGTTATCTAAAGCTAAGATGGCGTCGTATCAGAACGTTTAA